Proteins from one Coffea arabica cultivar ET-39 chromosome 8c, Coffea Arabica ET-39 HiFi, whole genome shotgun sequence genomic window:
- the LOC140013342 gene encoding probable disease resistance RPP8-like protein 2, giving the protein MVKYCGGLRFSVVVLGGILKTRKSPSKWMVVHENVKSYLEKGEGIGQDEGELSNILAFSYYDFPYQLKPCFHYLGKFKEDTAIDAETLYELWLAEGMVLANDRVGQESMMDVAERYLEELAKWCMVRVEIHEVLPVVTKFKSCRVHDLMRDLCLLKAKEEKLYKVIEFDQNAVVKLAQSPPQIGGHYRFCLRFHAVESLYPKVYIPLHKDQTKHLHSFVCEPMNGDNKNKFPGRGIMSQVNNLKMLRILAVENSNMASQSFYSRSLMQFIGNLIHSRCLSLKGCTDLTLPYSLGNLKY; this is encoded by the coding sequence ATGGTAAAATATTGTGGGGGTCTTCGTTTCTCTGTGGTTGTTCTTGGAGGAATCCTTAAGACAAGGAAGAGCCCAAGTAAGTGGATGGTTGTGCATGAAAACGTTAAGTCCTATCTTGAAAAGGGTGAAGGCATTGGACAGGATGAAGGAGAACTGTCAAATATTTTAGCTTTTAGTTACTACGACTTTCCTTATCAACTAAAGCCATGCTTCCATTACTTGGGAAAATTCAAAGAAGATACTGCTATAGATGCAGAGACGCTATATGAGCTGTGGCTCGCTGAAGGCATGGTACTTGCAAATGATAGGGTAGGGCAAGAATCAATGATGGATGTTGCTGAGCGTTACTTAGAAGAATTAGCAAAATGGTGCATGGTTCGGGTAGAAATACATGAGGTGCTGCCCGTAGTCACAAAGTTCAAGTCATGTCGTGTGCATGATCTCATGAGAGATCTATGCTTGCTCAAGGCAAAAGAGGAGAAATTGTACAAGGTTATTGAGTTTGATCAAAATGCTGTTGTCAAGTTAGCACAATCTCCACCTCAAATAGGAGGACATTACAGATTTTGCCTTCGTTTCCATGCAGTGGAATCCTTATACCCGAAAGTATATATTCCCCTGCACAAAGATCAAACAAAGcatcttcattcatttgtgTGTGAACCAATGAATGGAGACAACAAAAACAAATTTCCAGGGAGGGGAATAATGTCCCAAGTTAACAATTTGAAGATGCTTAGAATTTTGGCAGTTGAAAACTCCAATATGGCTTCCCAAAGCTTTTATTCAAGATCACTCATGCAATTTATAGGCAATCTTATCCACTCGAGATGCTTGAGTTTGAAAGGTTGTACTGATTTGACCTTGCCATATTCCTTGGGCAATCTAAAGTACTGA
- the LOC113706466 gene encoding pentatricopeptide repeat-containing protein At2g29760, chloroplastic: MKLHPFPLKYILSPQVLLKSIRYVSSRPQWNSNPNPNLIISHPTLVLIESCNSMPELKQLQAHMTRTGLIFHLFPISRLLSFCALDPNGNIHYANLLFSQILHPNTYIWNTMIRGYANSPFPEMALFFFDRMISENVEMDNKSYVFSLKGCGFLSGIERGLLVHCRIWKVGFVDDLIVRNALVHFYSEKRQLCNAKTVFLESTVRDVVSWTSMIDGFVRKSMADEALNFFQKMCSSGFEPNEVTMIAVCSACSLKGDLTLARSVHELVARKGVKCSLNLMNSILDMYVKCGDLDKAEKIFQEMDVKDVFSWTSMINGYAKNGDIELARKCFNEMPQRNAVSWTAMVACYSQNNRPREALEIFSKMEMEGFIATESSLVCVLSACSQLSCLHTGKRIHDYYVKQEHVTLSLILANALIDMYAKCGCIDAAADIFNKMPEKDLVSWNSLIAGNASHGHAEEALVLFEQMISIGFKPDSITFVGILSACAHGGLVNQGWNYFRNMKVHGLIPTVEHYACLVDLLSRVGHLEEAYGLIKQMPMQPDAAVWGALLNGCKMHGNLNLGNLAADKLIFLDPKDSGIYTLLASLCAKERKWSDVKMVRSMMKAKGTKKNPGCSFIEVDGKFHEFLVADETHPESKAIYQLLDEIFLLSELELYSSGHEYTCDFSPIKFHE; the protein is encoded by the exons ATGAAATTGCATCCCTTTcccttgaaatatattttatctCCCCAAGTACTTTTAAAATCCATTCGATATGTCTCTTCGAGACCCCAGTGGAATTCAAAcccgaaccccaacctcatcaTCAGCCACCCAACTCTGGTCCTCATTGAGTCATGCAACTCAATGCCTGAACTGAAGCAACTTCAAGCCCACATGACCCGTACTGGTCTCATATTCCACCTCTTCCCCATCAGCAGACTTCTATCCTTTTGTGCCTTAGATCCCAATGGAAACATCCATTATGCCAATCTGTTATTTTCCCAAATTTTGCATCCTAATACATATATTTGGAACACTATGATAAGGGGTTATGCGAATTCCCCATTTCCTGAAATGGCTTTGTTCTTTTTTGACAGAATGATTAGCGAAAATGTCGAAATGGATAATAAAAGTTATGTTTTTTCACTGAAAGGATGTGGGTTTTTGAGTGGGATTGAAAGGGGACTATTGGTGCATTGTAGGATTTGGAAAGTGGGTTTTGTGGACGATTTGATTGTGAGGAATGCTCTGGTACACTTTTATAGTGAGAAACGGCAATTGTGCAATGCAAAAACAGTTTTCCTTGAGAGTACTGTGAGGGATGTGGTCTCTTGGACCTCGATGATTGATGGCTTTGTCAGAAAAAGTATGGCTGATGAGGCCTTGAATTTCTTTCAGAAAATGTGCTCAAGTGGTTTTGAGCCTAATGAGGTTACAATGATAGCAGTGTGTTCTGCATGTTCCCTTAAGGGGGATTTGACTTTGGCAAGATCAGTTCATGAGCTTGTGGCAAGGAAAGGTGTGAAATGTAGTCTTAATCTGATGAACTCTATTCTAGATATGTATGTTAAATGTGGTGACTTGGATAAAGCTGAGAAGATTTTTCAGGAAATGGACGTAAAGGATGTGTTTTCATGGACAAGCATGATCAATGGCTATGCCAAAAATGGAGACATTGAGTTGGCAAGGAAGTGCTTCAATGAGATGCCCCAGAGGAATGCAGTTTCTTGGACTGCAATGGTTGCATGTTATTCCCAAAACAACAGGCCAAGAGAGGCCCTGGAGATTTTCTCTAAAATGGAAATGGAAGGATTTATTGCTACAGAGAGTAGTTTGGTCTGCGTGCTCTCTGCTTGTTCTCAATTGAGTTGTCTGCACACAGGAAAACGGATTCATGATTATTATGTCAAGCAAGAGCATGTAACTCTTAGTCTGATCCTAGCTAATGCATTAATAGACATGTACGCTAAATGTGGTTGCATTGATGCTGCTGCAGACATCTTTAATAAAATGCCTGAGAAAGATTTGGTTTCTTGGAATTCACTCATTGCAGGAAATGCTTCTCATGGGCATGCTGAAGAGGCTCTTGTCCTCTTTGAACAGATGATAAGTATCGGCTTCAAGCCTGATAGTATCACGTTTGTTGGCATCCTTTCAGCTTGTGCTCATGGTGGATTAGTCAATCAAGGTTGGAATTATTTTAGAAACATGAAAGTCCATGGGTTAATACCGACAGTGGAACACTATGCGTGCTTGGTTGATTTGCTTAGTAGAGTTGGGCACCTTGAAGAAGCCTATGGGTTGATAAAACAAATGCCAATGCAACCAGATGCTGCTGTCTGGGGTGCCTTGCTAAATGGTTGCAAAATGCATGGAAATCTCAATCTGGGTAACCTTGCAGCTGACAAActcatctttttggatcctaaAGATAGTGGCATTTACACACTTCTTGCTAGTTTATGTGCTAAGGAAAGGAAGTGGAGTGATGTAAAGATGGTTAGAAGCATGATGAAAGCGAAAGGCACCAAAAAGAATCCAGGATGTAGCTTTATAGAAGTGGATGGCAAGTTTCACGAATTTTTGGTTGCTGATGAAACACATCCCGAGTCAAAAGCAATATACCAACTGTTAGATGAGATTTTCCTGCTATCAGAACTGGAATTGTATAGTTCAGGTCACGAGTACACTTGTGATTTCTCTCCCAT AAAATTCCATGAATAG
- the LOC140013343 gene encoding uncharacterized mitochondrial protein AtMg00810-like produces the protein MAIHQIPKENMLAVNLNLKLKLNMPVKKLKPDLGAEGKIDLNPTTPLKVYSRKKVYISEPVQIQESEPQSGTENSIPLYVQSDPAPCEFNDLDLPIAQFDVKNAFLHGDLEEEVYMKPPPGFNEMFFEKKVCRLKKALYGLKQSPSAWFGRFTKVMLAMQYKQGQVDHTLFIKHSKGGVTALLVYVDDIITENDPIERETLKKCLAKEFEIKKLGRLKYFLGIEVAYSSKGIFVSQQKYVLDLLKETGNLGCKAASTPIEPNLRLNEEKNDSTVDKRRYQWLVGKLIYLSHTRLDIAFAVSVVSQFMHDPREKHLQAVNRILSYLKGTPGRGMLFKKNKGLFIETYTDADYVGSVVDRRSTSEYCTFLGENLVTWRSKKQSVVARSSAEAKF, from the exons ATGGCCATACACCAAATTCCAAAGGAGAACATGCTAGCAGTGAACCTGAAcctgaagttgaagttgaacatGCCAGTAAAGAAATTGAAACCTGATCTTGGAGCTGAGGGAAAAATCGATTTAAATCCAACTACACCACTCAAGGTCTACTCAAGGAAGAAAGTTTATATTTCTGAACCTGTGCAAATCCAAGAATCTGAACCACAATCAGGTACTGAAAATTCTATTCCTTTGTATGTTCAATCTGACCCTGCTCCTTGTGAATTTAATGATTTAGACCTGCCTATTGCT CAATTTGATGTTAAGAATGCGTTCTTACATGGGGATTTAGAAGAAGAGGTGTACATGAAACCTCCACCGGGTTTCAATGAAAtgttttttgaaaagaaagtgTGCAGGTTAAAgaaagctttatatggattaaaacaatcGCCAAGTGCTTGGTTCGGAAGATTTACTAAAGTGATGCTAGCAATGCAATACAAACAAGGTCAAGTAGATCATACCTTGTtcataaaacattcaaaaggagGTGTTACAGCTTTACTTGTATATGTAGATGACATCATCACCGAGAATGATCCAATTGAAAGAGAAACACTTAAAAAGTGCTTAGCAAAGgagtttgaaattaaaaaactaGGGAGGTTGAAGTATTTTTTAGGCATTGAGGTGGCATACTCAAGTAAAGGCATTTTTGTTTCCCAACAAAAGTATGTTTTAGACTTGCTTAAAGAAACAGGCAATCTTGGATGCAAGGCAGCAAGCACACCCATTGAGCCTAACTTGAGATTGAATGAAGAGAAGAATGATAGCACTGTAGATAAGAGAAGATATCAGTGGTTGGTTGGGAAACTGATATACTTGTCCCATACAAGGCTGGACATAGCATTTGCTGTAAGTGTAGTAAGCCAATTTATGCATGATCCAAGAGAGAAACACTTGCAGGCTGTCAACAGAATTCTATCCTACCTCAAAGGGACACCAGGTAGAGGAATGTTgttcaagaaaaataaaggattGTTCATAGAGACATATACTGATGCTGATTATGTAGGTTCTGTTGTAGATCGTAGATCAACTTCAGAATATTGTACATTTCTTGGTGAGAACTTAGTGACATGGAGGAGTAAGAAGCAATCGGTTGTTGCAAGATCAAGTGCTGAAGCAAAGTTTTGA